One genomic window of Euleptes europaea isolate rEulEur1 chromosome 8, rEulEur1.hap1, whole genome shotgun sequence includes the following:
- the HSBP1L1 gene encoding heat shock factor-binding protein 1-like protein 1, protein MAESDPQSARELSRFAENLLQQVHENFQALADKLALRMEDMGERIDDLEKHVNGLVAPAGIENANEELTH, encoded by the exons atggCGGAGAGCGACCCCCAAAGCGCCAGGGAGCTCTCCCGGTTT GCAGAAAATCTACTACAACAGGTACATGAAAACTTTCAGGCGTTGGCTGACAAATTAGCTCTACGAA TGGAAGACATGGGTGAGCGTATAGATGATCTTGAGAAACACGTTAATGGACTAGTGGCTCCAGCTGGTATAGAAAATGCCAATGAAGAACTAACG CACTGA
- the TXNL4A gene encoding thioredoxin-like protein 4A isoform X1, protein MSYMLPHLHNGWQVDQAILSEEDRVVVIRFGHDWDPTCMKMDEVLYSIAEKVKNFAVIYLVDITEVPDFNKMYELYDPCTVMFFFRNKHIMIDLGTGNNNKINWAMEDKQEMIDIIETVYRGARKGRGLVVSPKDYSTKYRY, encoded by the exons ATGTCGTATATGCTTCCTCATTTACACAATGGCTGGCAAGTAGACCAGGCCATTCTTTCAGAAGAAGACCGTGTGGTGGTCATTCGCTTTGGGCACGACTGGGATCCTACTTGTATGAAAATGGATGAAGTTTTATATAGTATTGCTGAAAAG GTGAAAAACTTTGCTGTTATCTACCTTGTGGATATCACAGAAGTACCAGACTTCAACAAGATGTATGAACTGTACGATCCCTGTACAGTCATGTTTTTCTTCAG AAACAAACACATAATGATTGATTTAGGCacaggcaacaacaacaaaattaactGGGCGATGGAAGACAAACAAGAGATGATTGACATCATAGAGACTGTTTATAGAGGTGCTCGTAAAGGTAGAGGTCTCGTTGTATCACCCAAAGACTACTCAACAAAATATAGATATTAA
- the TXNL4A gene encoding thioredoxin-like protein 4A isoform X2: protein MYELYDPCTVMFFFRNKHIMIDLGTGNNNKINWAMEDKQEMIDIIETVYRGARKGRGLVVSPKDYSTKYRY from the exons ATGTATGAACTGTACGATCCCTGTACAGTCATGTTTTTCTTCAG AAACAAACACATAATGATTGATTTAGGCacaggcaacaacaacaaaattaactGGGCGATGGAAGACAAACAAGAGATGATTGACATCATAGAGACTGTTTATAGAGGTGCTCGTAAAGGTAGAGGTCTCGTTGTATCACCCAAAGACTACTCAACAAAATATAGATATTAA